A window from Triticum aestivum cultivar Chinese Spring chromosome 6D, IWGSC CS RefSeq v2.1, whole genome shotgun sequence encodes these proteins:
- the LOC123143310 gene encoding NAC domain-containing protein 67, with translation MNPFDSFPTPSTSPRSFSSTPRYLSSADAVFQDPFRDTQHSPPRTCSSSSARESHSHRRRRRSEETMVMAAAERRDAEAELNLPPGFRFHPTDEELVADYLCARAAGRAPPVPIIAELDLYRFDPWELPERALFGAREWYFFTPRDRKYPNGSRPNRAAGGGYWKATGADRPVARAGRTVGIKKALVFYHGRPSAGVKTDWIMHEYRLAGADGRAAKNGGTLRLDDWVLCRLYNKKNQWEKMQRQRQEEEAAAKAAASQSVSWGETRTPESDVDNDPFPELDSLPEFQTANASILPKEEVQELGNDDWLMGISLDDLQGPGSLMLPWDDSYAASFLSPVATMKMEQDVSPFFF, from the coding sequence ATGAATCCCTTTGACTCCTTTCCGACCCCCAGCACCTCCCCACGAAGCTTCTCCTCCACTCCTCGCTATTTATCCTCCGCAGACGCCGTTTTCCAAGATCCATTCCGAGACACTCAACACAGTCCACCACGcacgtgcagcagcagcagcgcccgagAATCCCATTCCCATCGACGGAGAAGAAGAAGTGAAGAAACAATGGTGATGGCAGCGGCGGAGCGGCGGGACGCGGAGGCGGAGCTGAACCTGCCGCCGGGGTTCCGGTTCCACCCGACGGACGAGGAGCTGGTGGCGGACTACCTCTGCGCGCGCGCGGCCGGCCGCGCGCCGCCGGTGCCCATCATCGCCGAGCTCGACCTCTACCGGTTCGACCCGTGGGAGCTCCCGGAGCGGGCGCTCTTCGGGGCGCGGGAGTGGTACTTCTTCACGCCGCGGGACCGCAAGTACCCCAACGGCTCCCGCCCCAACCGGGCCGCCGGGGGCGGCTACTGGAAGGCCACCGGCGCCGACAGGCCCGTGGCGCGCGCGGGCAGGACCGTCGGGATCAAGAAGGCGCTCGTCTTCTACCACGGCAGGCCGTCGGCGGGGGTCAAGACGGACTGGATCATGCACGAGTAccgcctcgccggcgccgacgGACGCGCCGCCAAGAACGGCGGCACGCTCAGGCTTGACGACTGGGTGCTCTGCCGCCTATACAACAAGAAGAACCAGTGGGAGAAGATGCAGCGGcagcggcaggaggaggaggcggcggccaaggcTGCGGCGTCACAGTCGGTCTCCTGGGGTGAGACGCGGACGCCGGAGTCCGACGTCGACAACGATCCGTTCCCGGAGCTGGACTCGCTGCCGGAGTTCCAGACGGCAAACGCGTCAATACTGCCCAAGGAGGAGGTGCAGGAGCTGGGCAACGACGACTggctcatggggatcagcctcgaCGACCTGCAGGGCCCCGGCTCCCTGATGCTGCCCTGGGACGACTCCTACGCCGCCTCGTTCCTGTCGCCGGTGGCCACGATGAAGATGGAGCAGGACGTCAGCCCATTCTTCTTCTGA